A genome region from Alicyclobacillus acidocaldarius subsp. acidocaldarius DSM 446 includes the following:
- a CDS encoding helix-turn-helix domain-containing protein, translated as MTPSSPVPPVGERIAQLRKERGLTQAKLAERARLSTSAIAMYETNRRQPDERTLAQIAEALGVEMTQIAPHLTASAASRQAKPAPNESHPGDRAAAASEPNRAEREVGDAPGVTQLVLTKDEARLILFVRMHPDAMPFLQSYVTADPDKRRQLERAWRLIQAFQG; from the coding sequence ATGACGCCGTCCTCGCCCGTGCCCCCGGTGGGCGAACGCATCGCCCAACTGCGGAAGGAGCGGGGCCTCACGCAGGCCAAGCTCGCGGAGCGCGCCCGCCTTTCGACGAGCGCCATCGCCATGTACGAGACCAACAGGCGGCAGCCGGACGAGCGGACGCTCGCGCAAATTGCCGAGGCGCTCGGGGTGGAGATGACGCAGATTGCGCCGCATCTGACCGCCTCAGCCGCGTCGCGGCAAGCGAAGCCCGCGCCCAACGAGAGCCACCCTGGCGACAGGGCAGCGGCAGCCTCGGAACCTAACCGGGCGGAGCGAGAAGTTGGCGACGCGCCCGGCGTGACGCAACTTGTCCTCACCAAGGACGAGGCGCGGCTTATCCTTTTCGTCCGCATGCATCCCGACGCAATGCCGTTTCTCCAGTCGTACGTGACGGCCGATCCCGACAAGCGCCGCCAGCTGGAGCGGGCATGGCGACTCATCCAGGCGTTCCAGGGCTAG
- a CDS encoding metal-dependent hydrolase gives MKLTYHGQSCFVIESGEHRLVIDPFLSGNPNAVAKPEDIKVQWVVLTHGHSDHVLDAETIARNNNATIIAANELAVYYASKGLNVHPMGIGGKRDFPFGRVKVTLAFHGSGVETENGLVYVGPPVGFLLTLEGKTIYHAGDTGLFGDMKILGELNTIDLALLPIGDNFTMGPDDALIAAEWLKAKKVIPMHYNTFPLIAQDGAKFVADCKARGIDAVELKIGETFEL, from the coding sequence GTGAAACTGACGTACCATGGTCAGTCCTGTTTCGTGATCGAAAGCGGAGAACATCGCCTGGTCATCGATCCGTTTTTGAGTGGCAACCCGAACGCGGTGGCGAAGCCGGAGGACATCAAGGTCCAGTGGGTGGTTCTCACGCACGGCCATTCCGATCACGTCCTCGACGCGGAGACCATCGCGCGCAACAACAACGCGACGATCATCGCGGCGAATGAATTGGCCGTCTACTACGCGAGCAAGGGGCTGAACGTCCATCCGATGGGGATCGGCGGCAAGCGCGACTTCCCCTTCGGCCGCGTGAAGGTCACGCTCGCGTTCCACGGTTCCGGCGTGGAGACGGAAAACGGCCTGGTGTACGTCGGCCCGCCGGTCGGCTTCCTGCTGACCCTGGAGGGCAAGACCATCTACCACGCCGGGGACACCGGGCTGTTTGGCGACATGAAGATCCTCGGCGAATTGAACACCATCGATCTCGCGCTGCTCCCCATCGGCGACAACTTCACCATGGGCCCGGACGACGCGCTCATCGCCGCGGAATGGCTGAAAGCGAAAAAGGTCATTCCGATGCACTACAACACGTTCCCGCTCATCGCGCAGGACGGCGCGAAGTTCGTCGCAGACTGCAAGGCGCGCGGGATCGACGCGGTGGAGCTCAAAATCGGCGAGACGTTCGAGTTGTAA
- a CDS encoding DUF3243 domain-containing protein: protein MGVMETFENWKQFLGEHVDRAKEAGLNQDQLANIATKVGEFLASKVDPKNPEQQLLKEMWNVADDEERRAIASIMVKMADRAH from the coding sequence ATGGGCGTCATGGAGACCTTCGAGAACTGGAAGCAATTCCTCGGGGAACACGTCGATCGTGCCAAGGAAGCCGGCCTGAATCAGGACCAGCTCGCGAACATCGCCACGAAGGTCGGCGAGTTTTTGGCGAGCAAGGTGGATCCCAAGAACCCTGAGCAACAGCTTCTAAAGGAAATGTGGAACGTGGCGGACGATGAAGAGCGCCGCGCCATCGCGAGCATCATGGTGAAAATGGCGGATCGCGCGCACTGA
- a CDS encoding YlbF family regulator translates to MNPYDHAHALARAIREWEPYQRAKRAKEAIERDEPTKQMVLDFYRRQYQLEVKRLRGEEPVQEELETLRKLFEIVQLNQDARAYLDADLELQRLWMDVQRIVSEPMEDVRLASLDEIMREVGRES, encoded by the coding sequence GTGAACCCGTATGATCATGCGCACGCCCTGGCGCGGGCCATTCGCGAGTGGGAGCCTTATCAGCGCGCGAAGCGGGCCAAGGAGGCCATCGAGCGGGACGAGCCGACGAAGCAGATGGTGCTCGACTTCTATCGGCGCCAGTACCAGCTCGAGGTCAAGCGGCTCCGCGGCGAAGAGCCGGTGCAGGAGGAGCTTGAGACGTTGCGCAAGTTGTTCGAGATTGTCCAGTTGAATCAGGACGCGCGGGCGTACCTGGACGCCGATCTCGAGCTTCAGCGGCTGTGGATGGACGTCCAGCGCATCGTCTCCGAGCCGATGGAGGACGTCCGCCTTGCGTCGCTGGACGAAATCATGAGGGAAGTGGGGCGAGAGTCGTGA
- a CDS encoding globin domain-containing protein: MATTTLYEAIGGASTFRKLVDAFYDRVAQDELLRPLFPPTFDEVKERQYWFLTQLFGGPRLYTERRGHPMLRARHLPFPITVRHAEHWLRCMAQALEETGIPPAARAAMLERLGGIALHMVNTPGEEEEA, translated from the coding sequence GTGGCAACCACAACGCTTTACGAGGCCATCGGCGGCGCGAGCACCTTTCGCAAGCTCGTCGACGCCTTCTACGATCGCGTCGCACAGGACGAACTCTTGAGGCCGCTGTTTCCGCCGACGTTTGACGAGGTCAAAGAGCGGCAGTACTGGTTTTTGACGCAACTGTTCGGCGGGCCGAGGCTCTACACCGAACGCCGCGGTCACCCGATGCTTCGGGCTCGGCACCTGCCGTTTCCCATCACCGTGCGCCACGCGGAGCACTGGCTCCGATGCATGGCCCAAGCCCTGGAGGAGACCGGCATTCCCCCCGCCGCGCGCGCCGCGATGCTCGAGCGGCTCGGCGGGATCGCGCTGCACATGGTCAACACGCCCGGAGAGGAGGAAGAGGCATGA